The following DNA comes from Tautonia marina.
TCGGGTTACTCCGGATGACCACGGAAGTGCATCCGACGGAGCTTCGGATCTGGTTCGGTCTGGTGCCAACGTACCGGCACGTCGTGTCATTGACCGAGATCCGGGGGGTAGAGCCGGTTCAGTATCGCCCCCTGGCCGATTGTGGCGGCTGGGGGTTCCTCCGGAGCCGCAACGGCGATCGGGTCTTCACCGCTCGGGGAGACCAGGGGGTTCGGATCACCTTGCACGACGGTTCGACGCTGCTCATAGGGAGCCAGCGGCCCGAGGAACTGGCGAGGACGCTCGATCAGGCGGTGCGAGACCTGTCCTGATCCGGGACGACCGCCCCCGCCTGTTCAGTTGCCGGTTAGATCGTCAGGGTCCGGTCCCTTGCGATCACCGGCCAACGATCAATCACCTTGCCGTCCTGGATGGCAAACGCTTCCCGATGGAGCGCGCAGGTCGGGCAGATGTGGACGGGAATTGCGAGCACAGGGGTTCCAGGCGGGAAGTCGGCGGCGGCCGGCGTCTCGACCATGAGGTGCTCCTCGTTCTGGCGGCCGAGCTTGGCGTCGGGAATTCCGAGCACAGCGACGCGATCGCCGATCGGATCAGAGGCAACGGCCTTCGTGCCGATGTCGAGGCAGAGGAGCCCCGGTTTCGGTCGGCTTGCCACGCGGCCGAGGAGCAAGGCGGCCGGGGTAAAGGGAAGGTCGGGAAACTTAGCTCCGTAGCCGACATCGTGCAGGACGATGGTGCCGGGAGAGCATTCCAGGTTCGGCAGATCCAGGCCAGCGTAGATCGGAAACGGTGGCGTCCCGCCCATGACGATCCGGGGGACAGGGAGCCCCTGGCTTTCGAGTCGATCGCGCATGGCGGTGACCTCCTTGACGATGCTCATGACGAGCGATCGGCGCTGGTCGAGGTCGGGATCGGAGGAATGGCCGTCGTACGCATGCAGGCCGTCGGGTTCGAGCCCTGGCAGCCGGGCAATCTCGGCGTAAAGAGCATCGGCCTCGGGGCCGGGGATGATCCCTGTCCGGTTCATGCCGACGTTCAGATCGATCAATGTCGGAAGCGATCGTCCGACTCGGGAAACGGCATCGGACAGCGCCTGAGCAGGCCCGGGTTCGTCAACGACGGTGCGGAAGGTGGTGTTGGGATAGGTCGTCAGGAGCCGAATCATGCGCTCGACGTTCGGGCCGACCGGCTGATAAGCCAGCAGAACGTCGGGCGCTCCGGCCTGGCCGAGCATCTCGGCTTCGGCGATCGTCGCGCACTTGTGCTTGGTGATCCCTTCCTCAAGGGCCATGCGAACAATCGCCGGCATCTTGTGTGTCTTGACGTGCGGACGAAGCCGGGCCGGGTCGCCGACCAATTCGAGCATCTTCCGGAGGTTTTCGCGCACGATGTCCACAAAGATGACGAGCGAAGGACTGGGAATCTGAGAGAGGTCGTCGATGTGATAACGCTCGGCGGCCTGTTCGGGAGCAAGCATGGGCATGGTCGGATGGCCTTCAGAGAGTGGAATCGGCCTACCTGGAACGGCGTCGATCTGGCTTGGGCCGCTGGCATTCTGGCCGCGGATTCGAGACAATATCAGCTTTTCCGCGATCGGGCACAACCCACCGCATTCTGCCCACCACAACGCAACGCGAGGCACCGCCCCTCATGGCATTCGACACCCGCCACCGCAGCCGAATTCTTCTCGATGGTCCGAGCCGAGCCGCTGCTCGGTCGTATCTGAAGGCGATTGGCTTTACCGATGACGATCTGCACAAGCCGATCATCGGCATCGCCAACACCTGGACCGAGACGATGAACTGCAACTACCACCTCCGCACCCTGGCGGAGGACGTAAAGCGAGGCATCCGCGAAGCTGGAGCCACGCCGATGGAGTTCAACACCGTTGCCATCAGCGACGGGATCACCATGGGCACCGAGGGGATGAAAACCAGCCTCGTCAGCCGCGAGGTGATTGCCGACTCGATCGAACTGATGGGCCGCGGCCACTACTTCGATGCCGTGATCTGCCTGGCCGCCTGCGACAAGACGATGCCGGGCAGCGCGATGGGATTGCTCCGGCTCGACGTGCCGGGCCTGGTGCTTTATGGGGGCTCAATCGCCCCTGGGCACTACCACGGCAAGGACGTGACGGTGCAGGACGTCTTCGAGGCAATCGGAGCCCACTCCCGGGGACGCATCACCGACGAGGACTTGCACGAACTGGAAGGCGTGGCCTGCCCCGGAGCCGGCGCCTGCGGTGGTCAGTTCACGGCCAACACGATGGCCCTGGCCTTTGAATTCCTTGGGATTTCTCCGATCGGCACCGCCAGCCCTCCGGCGACCGACCCGAGGAAAAAAGAAGTCGCGTACAAGGCCGGGAAGCTGGTTGTTGAGCAGCTGACGAAAGGCCTGAAGCCCAAAGACCTGTTGACCCGCCTGGCCTTCGAGAACGCCATCGCCGGCGTGGCCGCAACGGGAGGATCCACCAACGCCGTGTTGCACCTGTTGGCGATCGCCCGGGAAGTCGGGGTGCCGTTGACCATCGACGACTTCGATACCGTGAGCACTCGGACGCCGACCCTGGCCGACCTGAAGCCCGGCGGCCGGTTCGTCGCCGCTGATCTCGACCGCGCCGGTGGTGTTCCCTTGGTGGCCAAGCGATTGATTGAGGCCGGGAAGCTCGATGGGTCGCAACTGACACCAAGCGGCCGAACGATCGCGGAGGAATCGGCGGTGGCGGTCGAGGAACCGGGGCAAGAGGTGGTCCGATCGCTCGATCACCCCTTGAAGCCGACCGGCGGACTGGTGATCTTGAAGGGAAACCTCGCGCCGGAGGGTTGCGTTATCAAGGTGGCCGGCTCGGAGCGGAATTTTCATCAAGGACCGGCCCGCGTGTTCGACTCGGAAGAGCAGGCGATGGCCGCGGTCCTCGCCGATCAGATCCAGCCGAACGACGTGGTGGTGATCCGCTACGAAGGTCCGGCGGGTGGTCCCGGCATGCGGGAGATGCTCGGCGTGACGGCGGCGATTGTGGGAGCCGGCCTCGGTGAAACCGTTGCCTTGATGACCGACGGCCGCTTCAGTGGCGCGACCCGAGGCCTGATGGCCGGACACGTGGCCCCGGAAGCGGCCCGAGGCGGACCGATTGCCGCGGTTCGGGACGGCGACGTGATCACCCTGGACATCGCCAACCGACGGCTCGACGTTGCGCTCTCGGACGACGAGCTGAAGTCCAGGCTTTCGCAATGGACCGCCCCGAAACCGAAGTACGACACCGGAGTGATGGCCAAGTACGCAGCCCTCGTTTCCTCAGCCTCCGAAGGAGCCGTGACTCGAGTTCCTGGGCCGAACCCGGCCCAGAAGATCTGAGTGCCTTGCCAGGTGACTTCCGTTTCGAGAGCCTCGGGGATCATCCTTGCGAGTGGTTCCCGAGTGCTCCGGAAGAAGGGGACTGCCCCGAAGTTCGGCAAGAATCTGTTTGACACGCCGAACCACCCGGATAGGATAGAAACAGCTCGAACCCGCCTCGCGTCGTCCCTGTCGAGACGCACTGGCCTCGGTCGGCGCCGAACTGTCGGGCCCTCCGCATCGAGGTTCGTTATTCCCGCCCGTGCTCTGGACGACCGTACATCAAACGCATGTGACTGGCGATCGTGCGTCGCGATCCCCTCGGCGGGCCCTAGTCCCGGCGATCGTGGAACGACCGGAAGTGATCGCCGTGTGTGATCGCGTTCCGTCGCTGCGATCTCCCCGGACAATTCCGGCGAGGTGTCGCCGTGTTCTGGAAGCTTGTGTTGACGATCGCCATCGTCTTGCTCGTCGTCGGTCGGACCTCGGTCCTACGCAATCCGATCGTTCGGCTGGTCCTTCCTCGATCGTGGCAGACGGCCCTCTCGCTCTTGCCGTCGTCCGCACCGCCGCCCAGGCGCGAGCCACCTTCGCGTCGGGAGGCGACTCCAACGACCGAAACCCCGACCGGTTCGCAACCGCGTCGATGGCTCGACGGGAAGATCCGGTTGATCCTGTTCGTGCTTTTCCTTCTCGGAATCGCCGCATGGATGGCAACCCGTGCCATGATCATGATGGAAACAGACGCGGGGGCAACCTTGCCTCCGCCGTGATCCCTTGATCGGCTCCGACCGCTTGCCCGGTTCCCCCAAACGACTTCGACCCCCGACACCCCTGACCAGATTCCCTCGGTCCCACGACCCGACCCACTCCGGAGGCTCCCCCGATGTTTCAGGATCTGTTCACCGTCGCCGTGCTTCACATGTTTGGCCCCTGGGAAATGGCGGCGATCGCCATGGTCTCGCTCCTGATCTTCGGCAACCGTCTGCCCGGCGTGATGCGATCGCTCGGCAAGAGTGTGACCGAGTTCAAGAAGGGGATGAACAGTATCGAGGAAGAGATCGAAGAAGGCGCAACCGCTGATGCCAAAAAGCCCGAGGCCGCGGCCAAGGACGTCTGATTGACGGGACCGAGCGACGGGACGATCGCGCGACTCGATTGACGATCGTCCCTCGTGTTCCCAAGGGCAAGCCCGCATTGACTTCGTTGTGTGGAGTGCTTCCGATGCTCTATGCCTTTCTGCCCGGGGTTGGCCCGCAGGAGATGGTCGTCATCGCGATCCTCGGTGTCTTGCTGTTCGGCAAGCGATTGCCGGAAGTGGGAAAGTCGCTGGGCAAAGGAATCGCCGAGTTCCGCCGAGGATTCAGCGGCGTCGAGAACGAACTTCGGTCGATCGGCCGGCAGGCAAGCTCGACCTCGCCGATGCCGTCACGATCGTACAGCAACCCAACCTCAAGCGCTGCTCCGGCCGTGACGAATGACCTGGCCCCCGATCCGACCGTCCCCAAATTTGAGCCCCCGACGGCCGCCCCCTCCCCTGCCCCTCGAGGTCAGACGGCCTCGGCCTACGATCCGCAACCTTACCACGACTGATCCCTGGTCATCGGGGGCCGTGTGGATGAGCGGCCCCGTTGACTCCCGCGTTCCCTTGACCTGGGATGTCAGTTCATCGAGTGGTGACGTTGAGGTGATCGCCGACTCCTCGAGTCCCGATGGCCGCGAGAATGGCCTCGGGATCGTAGACGCATCCCCCCCAGGTTCCTCCGCTCAGAGACTGGAGCGCGGCCCAGAGATGGGTATCGTCGGGCAGATCGGGGTCGGGAGAGAGGTCGGGGTGCGGTGAGCGTTCGACGAGAAGTTCCTCGCCGCGCTCAGGCCCGAATTCCTCGGAGCCGACGCCAACCAGATCGACCCGGCCGACGAGTCGCACGCGGTCGACCTCGATCCGGATGAGATCGCCATCGCGGACTCGTCCAATGGGACCGCCGGCCAGGGCCTCTGGTCCCACGTGGCCGAGACAGGCCCCGGTTGAGACACCGGAGAAGCGGGCATCGGTGATGACGGCCACATGCTTGCCGAAGGGGAGATGTTTCAGGGCGGAGGTGATCTGATAGGTTTCCTCCATGCCGGCTCCCATCGGGCCGCGCCCCATGAGAACGATGATGTCTCCGGGAGCGATGGGAGCCTGCCCCCCCTGCCCCTTGATGGCGGCGACGGCGTCACGTTCTCGGGTGAAGACGCGGGCCGGACCAACCTTGCGGTAAACGCCGTCGGCATCGACGACGCTGGGGTCGATGGCCGTGCTTTTGACCACCGAACCAAGTGGCGCGAGGTTCCCGATCGGGAAGGTGACCGTGCTGGTCAAGCCTCGGGAGCGGGCTCGATCGGGATTCATGATGACATCATCGGGATCGACCCCGTCGAGTTGCTGCAAGGTCTCACGGAGTCGGCTCCGACGGTCGGAGGTTTGCCACCAGTCGAGAACCTGACCGAGTGATCTTCCGGAGACGGTGGGGACCGAGTCGTCGAGCAACCCCAGGTCGCGGAGGTGCAACATCACCTCGGGCACTCCTCCCGCGAGGAAGACGCGGACGGTCGGGTGGTCGTCCGGGCCGTTCGGTAGGACGTTGACGAGCCGAGGCACCCGACGGTTGACGTCCTGCCAGTCGTCGACCGTGGGCCGTCGTAATCCGGCCGCAAAGGCAATGGCCGGAATGTGCAGCAAGAGGTTCGTCGAACCGCCGAAGGCAGCATGGACAACCATTGCGTTGCGGACGGCGGCATCGGTGAGGATGTCGGCCAACGGGATGTTCCGGTTGGCCATCGACGCAACGGCTCGGGCGGATCGGCGGGCCATGTCCTGCCAGATCGGTTGTCCGGAGGGGGCAAGCGCGGCGTGAGGGACGGTCATGCCCAGGGCCTCGGCGACCACCTGAGTCGTGGCGGCCGTGCCGAGGAACTGGCAGCCGCCGCCGGGAGTGGCACAGGCTCGACAACCGAGATCAGCAGCCTCGGCGAGGCTTAG
Coding sequences within:
- the ilvD gene encoding dihydroxy-acid dehydratase, whose amino-acid sequence is MAFDTRHRSRILLDGPSRAAARSYLKAIGFTDDDLHKPIIGIANTWTETMNCNYHLRTLAEDVKRGIREAGATPMEFNTVAISDGITMGTEGMKTSLVSREVIADSIELMGRGHYFDAVICLAACDKTMPGSAMGLLRLDVPGLVLYGGSIAPGHYHGKDVTVQDVFEAIGAHSRGRITDEDLHELEGVACPGAGACGGQFTANTMALAFEFLGISPIGTASPPATDPRKKEVAYKAGKLVVEQLTKGLKPKDLLTRLAFENAIAGVAATGGSTNAVLHLLAIAREVGVPLTIDDFDTVSTRTPTLADLKPGGRFVAADLDRAGGVPLVAKRLIEAGKLDGSQLTPSGRTIAEESAVAVEEPGQEVVRSLDHPLKPTGGLVILKGNLAPEGCVIKVAGSERNFHQGPARVFDSEEQAMAAVLADQIQPNDVVVIRYEGPAGGPGMREMLGVTAAIVGAGLGETVALMTDGRFSGATRGLMAGHVAPEAARGGPIAAVRDGDVITLDIANRRLDVALSDDELKSRLSQWTAPKPKYDTGVMAKYAALVSSASEGAVTRVPGPNPAQKI
- a CDS encoding Sec-independent protein translocase subunit TatA/TatB, which produces MLYAFLPGVGPQEMVVIAILGVLLFGKRLPEVGKSLGKGIAEFRRGFSGVENELRSIGRQASSTSPMPSRSYSNPTSSAAPAVTNDLAPDPTVPKFEPPTAAPSPAPRGQTASAYDPQPYHD
- a CDS encoding Sec-independent protein translocase subunit TatA/TatB: MFQDLFTVAVLHMFGPWEMAAIAMVSLLIFGNRLPGVMRSLGKSVTEFKKGMNSIEEEIEEGATADAKKPEAAAKDV
- a CDS encoding YjhG/YagF family D-xylonate dehydratase, whose amino-acid sequence is MDRTRTFDFSEIVDAPSECLEVQTHAEGPAGTLPLTDEMLRSWPSGDLFGLSQNTGMGWEPSTAADDPFLILSTQGGLRDDQGRPIALGYHTGHWEIGLLVRAAAEELRALGALPFAGAVTDPCDGRSQGTTGMMDSLPYRNDAAIVMRRLIRSLPRRRGVIGVATCDKGAPAMLMALAGSKQLPCVFVPGGVTLPPSRGEDAGKIQTIGVRYVHGELSLAEAADLGCRACATPGGGCQFLGTAATTQVVAEALGMTVPHAALAPSGQPIWQDMARRSARAVASMANRNIPLADILTDAAVRNAMVVHAAFGGSTNLLLHIPAIAFAAGLRRPTVDDWQDVNRRVPRLVNVLPNGPDDHPTVRVFLAGGVPEVMLHLRDLGLLDDSVPTVSGRSLGQVLDWWQTSDRRSRLRETLQQLDGVDPDDVIMNPDRARSRGLTSTVTFPIGNLAPLGSVVKSTAIDPSVVDADGVYRKVGPARVFTRERDAVAAIKGQGGQAPIAPGDIIVLMGRGPMGAGMEETYQITSALKHLPFGKHVAVITDARFSGVSTGACLGHVGPEALAGGPIGRVRDGDLIRIEVDRVRLVGRVDLVGVGSEEFGPERGEELLVERSPHPDLSPDPDLPDDTHLWAALQSLSGGTWGGCVYDPEAILAAIGTRGVGDHLNVTTR
- a CDS encoding D-TA family PLP-dependent enzyme; protein product: MPMLAPEQAAERYHIDDLSQIPSPSLVIFVDIVRENLRKMLELVGDPARLRPHVKTHKMPAIVRMALEEGITKHKCATIAEAEMLGQAGAPDVLLAYQPVGPNVERMIRLLTTYPNTTFRTVVDEPGPAQALSDAVSRVGRSLPTLIDLNVGMNRTGIIPGPEADALYAEIARLPGLEPDGLHAYDGHSSDPDLDQRRSLVMSIVKEVTAMRDRLESQGLPVPRIVMGGTPPFPIYAGLDLPNLECSPGTIVLHDVGYGAKFPDLPFTPAALLLGRVASRPKPGLLCLDIGTKAVASDPIGDRVAVLGIPDAKLGRQNEEHLMVETPAAADFPPGTPVLAIPVHICPTCALHREAFAIQDGKVIDRWPVIARDRTLTI